In Terriglobales bacterium, a single window of DNA contains:
- a CDS encoding L,D-transpeptidase family protein produces MKSFFCSLLAGLALITLQAQAREPNALESSTQILVVTTSDWNAVEGTLQRYERANPRKKWQAVGEPVTVVVGKNGLGWGSGALLTDGPEIRAASDPIKKEGDGKAPAGVFALGTVFGYAPQPLAGLKMPYQNLTTSIECVDDTSSKFYNRLVDHTTVAADWNSSEHMLRPDELYRWGIFVDHNANPPTPGGGSCIFLHIWRGPGKGTVGCTAMPQEQIESLLSWLDPARKPLLVQLPAPQYERLKKRWKLPALRSQAK; encoded by the coding sequence ATGAAGTCATTCTTTTGTTCCCTGCTTGCCGGGCTGGCACTCATAACTCTGCAAGCTCAAGCTCGCGAGCCCAATGCTCTTGAGTCGTCAACTCAGATCCTGGTGGTTACTACGTCGGATTGGAACGCTGTCGAGGGCACGCTACAGCGTTATGAGCGGGCGAATCCTCGCAAGAAGTGGCAAGCGGTAGGTGAGCCGGTTACGGTTGTCGTCGGCAAGAATGGATTGGGCTGGGGCTCCGGCGCCCTCCTGACTGACGGCCCAGAGATCCGCGCCGCCTCCGATCCCATCAAGAAAGAAGGAGACGGCAAGGCCCCCGCCGGCGTCTTCGCCTTGGGCACCGTATTTGGCTACGCGCCGCAACCGCTCGCCGGATTGAAGATGCCCTACCAGAACCTGACCACATCTATCGAGTGCGTTGATGACACGAGCTCGAAGTTCTACAACCGCCTGGTGGATCACACAACCGTTGCCGCCGATTGGAACAGCTCCGAGCACATGCTGCGTCCCGATGAGCTCTACCGCTGGGGCATCTTCGTGGACCACAACGCCAACCCGCCAACGCCGGGAGGCGGGTCGTGCATCTTCCTCCACATTTGGCGCGGACCAGGCAAAGGCACCGTAGGATGCACCGCCATGCCGCAAGAGCAAATCGAATCGCTGCTGTCCTGGCTCGATCCAGCCCGCAAACCGTTGCTAGTACAGTTGCCCGCGCCGCAATACGAGCGGTTGAAGAAGCGCTGGAAGCTGCCGGCGTTGCGCAGCCAAGCAAAGTGA
- a CDS encoding M15 family metallopeptidase, translating to MKLALTRRTHLLSLLFFFLSQFAFAQSPAETTFRITPLHPVEELREEALKAEPPHESGRFRRPELVELIKLDPTIKLDIRYATDNNFMSTPLYSQARAFLQRPAAQALLRAHRALKTQGYGLLIHDGYRPWFVTKMFWDATPDDKKNFVADPAKGSRHNRGCAVDLTLYDLKTGEAVEMPSGYDEMTKRAYADYPGGTDEQRDRRAILRRAMEKEGFKVNPEEWWHFDYKDWEKYPIMNVKFEDLGR from the coding sequence ATGAAACTCGCTTTGACTCGCCGCACGCACCTGCTCTCGCTCCTCTTCTTTTTTCTATCGCAATTTGCGTTCGCTCAATCTCCCGCCGAAACGACATTTCGCATCACGCCACTGCATCCAGTCGAAGAGTTACGGGAAGAGGCGCTGAAGGCCGAGCCTCCGCACGAGAGCGGTCGCTTTCGCCGGCCAGAGCTGGTGGAGCTGATCAAACTCGATCCGACGATCAAGCTCGATATCCGTTACGCCACCGACAACAACTTCATGAGCACGCCGCTGTACTCCCAGGCGCGGGCGTTTCTGCAGCGGCCGGCGGCGCAGGCGCTGCTGCGCGCGCATCGTGCACTGAAGACGCAGGGATACGGGTTGCTGATCCACGACGGCTATCGTCCGTGGTTTGTCACCAAGATGTTTTGGGATGCGACGCCCGACGACAAGAAGAACTTTGTCGCCGATCCCGCGAAGGGCTCCAGGCACAATCGCGGATGCGCCGTGGACCTCACGCTCTACGATCTGAAGACAGGCGAGGCCGTCGAGATGCCCAGCGGATACGACGAGATGACCAAGCGCGCCTACGCCGATTACCCCGGCGGCACGGACGAGCAAAGAGACCGCCGCGCCATACTGCGCCGCGCGATGGAGAAGGAAGGGTTCAAGGTTAATCCGGAGGAGTGGTGGCACTTCGATTACAAAGATTGGGAGAAGTATCCGATCATGAATGTGAAGTTTGAAGACCTGGGAAGATAG
- a CDS encoding HNH endonuclease signature motif containing protein, which translates to MPRTTKPGAIHLKIIEVMKRFPEGITGGQIRSELAKEGLGPDEQTHLDRRKRDLSKWFVIEKRSTTTVVNGKNRRHTLYKFLGERVNVADEGQISLKLRAEVIHAAHGRCQMCGRTVTAHRITLVVDHKKPRDWGGTNDRDNLWAICEDCNAGKKAYFSSVHADPEFMKKILLEKSVHVRIGETLKAFGVGRPVPASLIEILADQDDWHKRLRELRYPVVGWKIIVKKHRAEDGRVTTDYILERYKEWSPDPTGDIRRFELERKRRNRQEL; encoded by the coding sequence GTGCCAAGAACAACCAAACCGGGAGCGATACACCTCAAGATCATTGAGGTGATGAAACGATTCCCTGAGGGCATTACTGGTGGGCAGATACGATCCGAATTGGCAAAAGAAGGGCTTGGCCCAGATGAGCAGACTCACCTTGACCGCCGCAAACGGGATTTATCCAAATGGTTTGTCATTGAAAAAAGATCTACCACAACCGTGGTAAACGGGAAAAATCGCAGGCACACGCTCTATAAGTTTCTTGGAGAACGCGTGAACGTTGCGGACGAGGGCCAAATCAGTCTTAAGCTACGCGCCGAAGTGATTCACGCGGCACATGGCCGATGTCAGATGTGTGGCAGAACGGTAACGGCACATCGTATTACCTTGGTGGTTGATCACAAAAAACCAAGGGATTGGGGTGGGACGAACGACAGAGACAATCTGTGGGCAATTTGTGAAGACTGCAATGCAGGTAAAAAAGCCTACTTTTCATCCGTGCACGCTGATCCTGAATTCATGAAGAAGATCCTGTTGGAAAAGAGCGTTCACGTGCGCATTGGAGAGACATTGAAAGCATTTGGAGTGGGCAGACCAGTGCCCGCTTCATTAATCGAAATTCTTGCAGATCAGGATGATTGGCACAAACGATTGCGAGAATTGAGATATCCAGTAGTTGGATGGAAAATCATTGTCAAAAAGCATCGGGCAGAAGACGGCCGGGTGACTACGGACTACATACTGGAGAGATACAAAGAATGGTCTCCTGATCCCACAGGAGATATCAGGAGATTCGAACTAGAGCGGAAACGAAGAAATCGTCAAGAACTTTGA
- a CDS encoding tail fiber domain-containing protein: MASALVPPSPGAESNNIDIGHSGVGGESNTIRIGTAGTHTAAFIAGISGATSASGVNVFVNSAGQLGTATSSRRFKQDIADLGVESDILMKLRPVAFYYKPELDSTHTRQYGLVAEEVAQIAPNLVVFDGEGKPQTVRYHFVNAMLLNEVQKQRRLIEAQQKKNEEQMRLNQTQQKQLATQQQQIAIQQEQLEALQHDIAALVQRIAQVEQQGRQLARVLH; encoded by the coding sequence TTGGCATCGGCTCTGGTTCCACCTTCACCGGGGGCCGAAAGCAACAACATCGATATCGGTCATTCCGGAGTGGGCGGCGAATCGAACACCATCCGCATCGGCACAGCCGGCACTCATACGGCCGCTTTCATTGCCGGCATCTCTGGAGCCACTAGCGCCAGTGGCGTGAATGTCTTCGTCAACTCTGCCGGACAGTTGGGCACGGCCACTTCCTCAAGACGCTTCAAACAAGACATCGCCGACCTGGGCGTCGAGAGCGACATCCTGATGAAGCTGCGCCCCGTGGCCTTCTACTACAAGCCTGAGCTCGATTCCACCCACACCCGGCAGTATGGCCTGGTGGCGGAAGAGGTGGCGCAGATCGCGCCCAATCTGGTGGTCTTCGATGGGGAGGGAAAGCCGCAGACTGTGCGCTACCACTTCGTGAACGCCATGTTGCTGAATGAGGTGCAGAAGCAGCGGCGGCTGATCGAAGCGCAGCAGAAGAAAAATGAAGAGCAGATGCGCCTGAATCAAACCCAGCAGAAACAGCTCGCCACGCAACAGCAGCAGATCGCAATACAACAGGAACAATTGGAAGCCCTGCAGCATGACATTGCAGCGCTCGTGCAGCGAATAGCCCAGGTGGAACAACAAGGTCGACAACTCGCCAGGGTGCTCCACTAG
- a CDS encoding HAD family hydrolase — protein sequence MRFLAFASDYDGTLAWQGKIERQTLKALDELKKTGRKLILVTGRELPELLQIFPQAGIFDSVVAENGGVLYSPASGAMKLLTHPPSPEFVQRLRQKAVAPLSVGHSIVATILKHKTTVLNTILEMELDLHVILNIDAVMVLPTGVNKGTGLTAALAELGIAAHNVVGAGDAENDDSFLSLCGFSVAVANAIPSLKRRAHKTTKREHGAGVVELIQQIIASDG from the coding sequence ATGCGTTTTCTCGCCTTTGCCTCTGACTACGATGGGACCCTCGCCTGGCAGGGCAAGATCGAGCGTCAAACCCTCAAGGCCCTGGACGAACTCAAAAAAACCGGGCGCAAGCTCATCCTCGTCACCGGACGCGAGCTGCCCGAGCTGCTCCAAATCTTCCCCCAGGCCGGCATCTTTGACTCGGTCGTCGCCGAAAATGGAGGCGTCCTCTACTCGCCGGCTTCGGGCGCGATGAAGCTGTTGACCCATCCCCCCTCCCCGGAGTTTGTGCAACGCCTCCGGCAAAAAGCGGTGGCGCCGCTTTCCGTGGGCCACTCCATCGTTGCCACCATACTCAAGCACAAGACGACTGTGCTCAACACAATTCTCGAGATGGAGCTCGACCTGCACGTCATCTTAAATATAGATGCGGTCATGGTGCTGCCCACCGGCGTCAACAAAGGCACGGGACTCACCGCTGCCCTGGCCGAGCTGGGCATCGCCGCCCACAACGTAGTCGGCGCCGGAGACGCGGAGAACGACGACTCATTTCTCAGTCTCTGTGGATTCTCGGTCGCCGTCGCCAATGCCATCCCATCGCTAAAACGCCGCGCCCACAAAACCACCAAGCGCGAACACGGCGCCGGAGTGGTGGAGCTTATCCAGCAGATCATTGCCAGCGATGGGTAA
- a CDS encoding helix-turn-helix transcriptional regulator translates to MPDTAKFFKNFGQRAKQLRKARGYSQEDMISFGFSARHWQQIEAGRPITVTTLLRICEAFHVSITSLVTGLDKGIYQKHQQPAQPRARNS, encoded by the coding sequence GTGCCAGATACAGCAAAATTCTTCAAGAATTTCGGCCAGCGCGCCAAGCAGCTTCGCAAGGCACGCGGATATAGCCAGGAAGACATGATCTCCTTCGGCTTCTCGGCTCGCCACTGGCAGCAGATCGAAGCCGGCAGACCCATCACGGTCACAACACTACTAAGAATCTGCGAAGCCTTCCACGTCTCGATCACGTCACTTGTCACCGGCTTGGACAAAGGCATCTATCAAAAGCACCAGCAACCAGCCCAGCCTCGTGCCAGGAACTCTTAG
- a CDS encoding MG2 domain-containing protein, with product MMKVSNQRNNPPNFWFVFFFLITMFVSAAVFMVASFEAEAANDEPAGATYSHGVLYVTIPYEATHAGSGRLTMEVLDPEDKVVGRVERRAEVAEGTGRWQEQIKLEKPLALDDIVWHRVRYHFEYSDQKNEALEGMESISQILRTPVVHILGQQSYLAGGEAAVRVIVTDSKNEIIEGHGSVRIELLATDQKPQVLFAGKLNQRGTTEAQFDFPAGLVGSYQLHYVVDTPIGSTEFTQPVRLEDKVSILLTTEKPIYQPGQTIHARALALDRANHEAAADRKLTFEVEDSRGNKVFKKATQTDKFGVASAEFSLADEVNLGTYHLRALMGEADSAPTNTAEIALNIEKYVLPKFKVAIDFEGKDSKTKRGYRPGDHVTGTVHANYFFGKAVEGGEVTVKGSSMDVSVFDVGSVQGKTDHDGTYHFDIKLPNYFAGRPLSQGAARVLIETTVKDSASHAETRGEPITVSESPLIVTAVPEGGTLVPNLENQVFILTSYPDGTPAANTDLKVHITGKSDQNVSSDEGGVAIVPISAGAGTETLEIEATDKEGNHASSKIDLQARDGEDQILLRTERAIYRAGDRIQLRVFSTKKRGTAYVDIVKEGQTILTRDLDIENGQAELSMTATPEMAGTVDFSAYLFGRNAVPVGDHRLVFVQPADELKIETVADAPVYKPGDEARIRFRVTNEHGEGVSAALGLEVVDEAVFALAEKQPGFAKVFFYLEQEVMKPRYEIHSIGMPEIVKPVEESQVKQHDRAARALFSATEMVNTNKFETEFGRNVPVTKYAEYAQRYQKSFLTRAHALAERLRQVYEKNPQKGDLAKVLDEMERAGEPGLRDSWNTNLRVEPADWWGPAKTHYLVRCAGPDKLFNTGDDMWVYLEVHHRKLVGRHTTSGSSKIDVNIEHDRGPFNGRAEIAGTVADQWGGALEGATVTAREISTGKTRTARVNADGQFRLGALPAGDYKVEVSTASENVSSNFKLEARDHANLSVFLTREPAGTEVAVNEDAGTMDDFKVLDVNGVAMGGEWGRGMGGAIGGAIREERPLNVRNEMALMQLVPGVAKAAPAPPATAEAVEVMDAAAQVNTLTVAKKEDKSKDSGSSAPRVRSYFPEALYINPEIITDQDGRASITIPMADSITTWRMAMLASTTHGALGSATSSLKVFQDFFVDLDLPVTLTQGDWVSIPVAAYNYSGSRGDVNLQLQPDDWYSLVDDTSEKTVKVDSGSVGGSQFKLQANRIGKFKLTLSARMKGEVDRADIVVREIEVIPNGREQNLVFNGRLESTVQHDLDFPAASIPDASKIFVRLYPGPLSQVVEGMDSLLRMPYGCFEQTSSSTYPNVLALDYMKRTNKLTPEVHAKAEGYIANGYQRLLTFEVPGGGFSWFGQAPANKILTAYGLMEFYDMSKVYDVDPKLILRTQQWLAGQQQEDGSWKPDTYFINEGATNRYNTDVLRITAYLAWSLENTGYQGPAVEKAKRYIEKHMDGKTDSYTLAVLANFAVDYAKDRDFTRQAMQLLLDARTEKDEQVWWSTNETSVYATGESASVETTGLAVQALLKWGEASSTARKALSYIASKKDAAGTWGTTQATIMALRALLLATEKGAADVRGTLEVLLNGKSVEKLTLTPENNDLLHQFVFKELNMKGANNVEIRFDGKGGLAYQVVGSYFLPWDEKPVKEALSIDVAYDRTHLAQDDIASATATVRNNLDKSANMVMVDLGIPPGFDLLSEDLQDYQEKSAGQKSGRLEKFSQTATQAILYFDSFAPGDTVKLHFRLRAKYPIRAKTFQSRVYEYYDPKVSSIARPVQLEVRQR from the coding sequence ATGATGAAGGTTTCGAATCAACGCAACAATCCACCCAATTTCTGGTTTGTCTTTTTCTTCCTGATCACAATGTTTGTTAGTGCGGCCGTGTTTATGGTCGCCTCCTTCGAGGCAGAAGCGGCAAATGACGAACCGGCCGGCGCAACCTATTCGCACGGCGTCCTGTACGTCACCATTCCGTATGAAGCTACGCATGCCGGCTCGGGGCGGCTGACGATGGAGGTCCTCGACCCGGAAGACAAAGTCGTGGGGCGCGTAGAGCGGCGCGCGGAGGTTGCCGAGGGAACCGGGCGCTGGCAGGAGCAGATCAAGCTGGAGAAACCACTGGCCCTGGATGACATAGTGTGGCATCGGGTGCGCTATCACTTTGAATACAGCGATCAGAAGAACGAGGCGCTGGAGGGGATGGAATCCATATCGCAGATATTGCGCACGCCGGTGGTGCACATCCTCGGCCAGCAATCGTATTTGGCTGGCGGCGAGGCTGCGGTGCGGGTGATCGTCACGGATTCGAAGAACGAAATCATCGAGGGCCACGGCTCGGTTCGGATCGAGTTGCTGGCAACCGACCAGAAGCCGCAGGTCTTGTTCGCAGGAAAGCTGAACCAGCGTGGGACCACGGAAGCACAGTTTGATTTTCCTGCCGGCTTGGTAGGCAGTTATCAGTTGCACTACGTTGTGGATACGCCCATCGGCTCGACGGAGTTCACGCAGCCGGTGCGGCTGGAAGATAAAGTCTCGATTCTTCTCACTACGGAAAAGCCAATCTACCAGCCCGGCCAGACTATCCACGCACGCGCGTTGGCGCTCGACCGAGCCAACCATGAGGCAGCAGCCGACCGCAAGCTGACCTTTGAAGTAGAGGATTCACGTGGCAACAAGGTCTTCAAGAAAGCGACGCAGACCGACAAGTTCGGAGTTGCGTCAGCAGAGTTTTCGCTTGCGGATGAAGTCAACCTGGGCACTTACCACTTACGTGCCCTGATGGGCGAGGCCGATTCGGCACCTACGAATACGGCAGAGATCGCCTTGAACATTGAGAAATACGTACTGCCGAAATTCAAGGTCGCAATTGATTTTGAAGGCAAAGACAGCAAGACGAAGCGCGGATACAGGCCTGGCGACCACGTGACGGGAACGGTTCACGCCAATTACTTTTTCGGGAAGGCAGTAGAAGGTGGCGAGGTGACCGTCAAAGGCTCCAGCATGGATGTTTCTGTATTTGACGTAGGCTCGGTGCAAGGCAAGACCGATCACGACGGCACATACCACTTTGACATCAAGCTGCCCAACTATTTTGCCGGCCGTCCGCTCAGCCAGGGCGCGGCCCGCGTGCTGATTGAAACCACGGTAAAAGATTCTGCCAGCCACGCCGAAACTCGCGGCGAGCCGATTACTGTCAGCGAATCGCCGCTGATTGTTACAGCAGTCCCCGAAGGAGGCACGCTGGTTCCCAATCTGGAAAACCAGGTTTTCATCCTTACCTCTTATCCGGACGGAACGCCGGCTGCCAATACCGACCTGAAGGTCCATATAACAGGGAAGTCTGACCAGAATGTGAGCAGCGATGAGGGTGGAGTCGCCATTGTTCCCATCAGCGCCGGAGCCGGAACCGAAACCCTGGAGATTGAAGCAACCGACAAAGAAGGGAACCACGCCTCGAGCAAAATTGACCTGCAGGCCCGTGACGGCGAAGACCAGATTCTGCTGCGGACGGAACGCGCCATTTACCGCGCCGGAGATCGCATTCAATTGAGAGTTTTTTCCACGAAGAAACGGGGCACGGCGTACGTGGATATCGTCAAGGAAGGGCAGACCATCCTGACGCGCGACCTGGATATTGAAAACGGCCAGGCAGAACTCTCTATGACGGCAACGCCGGAGATGGCGGGAACCGTGGACTTCAGCGCCTACCTCTTTGGCCGCAACGCGGTGCCTGTGGGCGACCACCGGCTGGTCTTCGTACAACCGGCGGATGAGCTCAAGATTGAGACCGTGGCAGACGCTCCGGTGTACAAACCGGGCGATGAGGCGCGCATCCGCTTTCGCGTGACTAACGAACACGGCGAGGGCGTCAGCGCTGCGCTGGGCCTGGAAGTAGTAGACGAGGCCGTCTTTGCGCTGGCGGAAAAGCAGCCGGGCTTTGCCAAAGTCTTCTTCTATCTTGAACAGGAGGTCATGAAGCCACGCTATGAGATCCACTCCATCGGCATGCCGGAGATCGTGAAGCCAGTGGAGGAGTCGCAGGTCAAACAGCATGACCGGGCGGCGCGCGCGTTGTTTTCCGCAACTGAAATGGTCAATACCAACAAGTTTGAGACGGAGTTCGGCCGCAATGTGCCGGTGACGAAATATGCGGAGTACGCGCAGCGTTACCAGAAGAGCTTCCTTACACGGGCGCACGCACTGGCAGAAAGGCTGCGCCAGGTTTACGAGAAAAATCCCCAGAAGGGCGATCTGGCCAAAGTGTTAGACGAGATGGAGCGTGCTGGTGAGCCCGGGCTTCGCGATTCCTGGAACACCAACTTGCGGGTTGAGCCGGCCGACTGGTGGGGTCCGGCGAAGACGCACTACCTGGTGCGCTGTGCAGGGCCAGACAAGCTATTCAATACCGGCGATGACATGTGGGTCTATCTTGAAGTTCATCACAGAAAGTTAGTGGGGCGGCACACAACCTCAGGTTCGAGCAAGATTGACGTCAACATTGAACATGATCGAGGGCCCTTCAACGGCCGTGCGGAGATCGCAGGCACAGTGGCTGATCAATGGGGCGGAGCGCTGGAGGGAGCTACTGTGACCGCGCGCGAAATCTCCACAGGAAAGACGCGCACGGCGCGGGTCAATGCCGACGGCCAGTTCAGGCTCGGCGCCCTGCCGGCGGGTGATTACAAAGTCGAGGTTTCCACCGCATCAGAAAATGTATCGAGCAATTTCAAGCTGGAAGCGCGGGACCACGCAAACCTTTCCGTGTTTCTCACGCGCGAACCTGCTGGAACTGAGGTGGCGGTCAATGAAGACGCGGGGACCATGGACGACTTCAAAGTCCTGGATGTCAACGGTGTCGCAATGGGCGGGGAGTGGGGCAGAGGTATGGGCGGGGCGATCGGCGGAGCTATAAGAGAAGAGCGACCACTCAATGTCCGCAATGAGATGGCCCTCATGCAACTTGTCCCAGGCGTTGCAAAGGCTGCTCCTGCGCCGCCTGCTACGGCTGAAGCGGTTGAAGTCATGGACGCAGCCGCACAGGTCAACACTTTGACGGTTGCCAAGAAGGAAGATAAGAGTAAAGATTCCGGTTCATCGGCTCCGCGGGTGCGCTCGTACTTTCCGGAGGCGCTCTATATCAATCCGGAAATCATTACCGACCAGGATGGACGCGCCAGCATCACCATTCCGATGGCGGATTCCATCACTACGTGGCGCATGGCGATGCTGGCTTCCACGACGCACGGCGCACTGGGCAGCGCGACCTCGAGTCTGAAGGTCTTCCAGGATTTCTTCGTGGATCTCGACCTGCCGGTCACGCTCACCCAGGGGGATTGGGTCTCGATCCCGGTGGCGGCTTACAACTACTCGGGCAGCCGTGGAGATGTCAATCTGCAACTGCAGCCTGACGACTGGTACTCCCTGGTGGATGACACCTCGGAAAAAACCGTCAAAGTAGATTCGGGCAGCGTAGGTGGCTCGCAGTTTAAGTTGCAAGCCAATCGCATTGGGAAGTTCAAGCTGACGCTTTCGGCGCGCATGAAAGGCGAAGTTGACCGCGCCGACATCGTGGTCCGGGAGATCGAAGTCATTCCTAACGGACGCGAGCAGAACCTGGTCTTCAACGGAAGGCTGGAAAGCACGGTGCAGCACGACCTTGATTTCCCGGCGGCTTCCATCCCTGACGCGAGCAAGATTTTCGTCAGACTCTATCCTGGCCCACTGAGCCAGGTGGTCGAAGGAATGGATAGTCTGCTGCGCATGCCGTACGGGTGCTTTGAGCAGACGTCATCGAGTACGTATCCCAACGTGCTGGCGCTCGATTACATGAAACGCACCAACAAGCTCACTCCTGAGGTGCACGCCAAGGCTGAGGGATACATCGCCAATGGCTATCAGCGGCTGCTGACCTTTGAAGTCCCGGGCGGTGGATTTTCGTGGTTCGGTCAGGCGCCGGCCAACAAGATCCTGACGGCTTACGGTCTGATGGAGTTCTACGATATGTCGAAGGTCTACGACGTAGACCCGAAGCTGATCCTGCGAACGCAGCAGTGGCTCGCCGGCCAACAACAGGAAGATGGAAGCTGGAAGCCGGACACTTACTTCATCAACGAAGGCGCGACCAACCGCTATAACACCGACGTACTGCGCATTACGGCTTACCTTGCATGGTCGCTGGAAAATACGGGCTACCAGGGACCGGCGGTCGAGAAGGCCAAGCGCTATATCGAAAAGCACATGGATGGAAAAACCGATTCCTATACTTTGGCAGTCCTTGCCAACTTTGCGGTGGACTACGCCAAAGACCGCGACTTCACGCGCCAGGCGATGCAACTCCTGCTGGATGCACGCACCGAGAAAGATGAACAAGTATGGTGGAGCACAAATGAGACCAGCGTCTATGCTACCGGCGAGAGCGCCAGCGTGGAGACAACCGGCCTGGCCGTGCAAGCGTTGCTCAAGTGGGGAGAGGCTTCAAGCACAGCACGCAAGGCCCTGAGCTACATTGCTTCCAAGAAAGATGCCGCTGGCACATGGGGCACCACTCAGGCCACCATCATGGCGCTGCGCGCATTGCTCTTGGCTACCGAGAAAGGCGCAGCCGATGTTCGCGGCACGCTCGAAGTCCTGCTTAACGGTAAATCAGTTGAGAAACTCACGCTGACGCCGGAGAACAATGACCTGCTCCATCAGTTTGTGTTCAAAGAGCTCAATATGAAAGGCGCAAACAACGTGGAGATCCGTTTTGACGGCAAGGGCGGCCTGGCCTACCAGGTGGTGGGGAGCTACTTCCTGCCCTGGGACGAAAAGCCGGTGAAAGAAGCCCTCTCCATTGATGTGGCCTACGACCGCACACACCTTGCGCAGGATGACATCGCAAGCGCGACTGCGACCGTCAGGAATAATCTGGATAAGAGCGCGAACATGGTGATGGTTGACCTGGGCATTCCTCCGGGGTTCGACCTGCTCAGCGAAGACTTGCAGGATTACCAGGAGAAGAGCGCAGGCCAGAAGAGCGGACGCCTGGAAAAATTCAGCCAGACGGCCACGCAGGCCATTCTCTACTTCGATTCGTTTGCGCCGGGAGACACGGTCAAGCTGCACTTCCGTTTGCGGGCGAAGTATCCCATACGCGCTAAGACGTTCCAGTCGCGGGTCTATGAATACTACGATCCCAAGGTGAGTTCGATTGCGCGTCCAGTGCAATTGGAGGTTCGCCAGCGGTAG
- a CDS encoding DNA cytosine methyltransferase — protein MKRSHEQNGILFAEMVENPWFSAKRKKASSDVNLTTLELCAGAGGQALGLEHAGIEHAGLIEINASACRTLRLNRPGWNVIETDLNDFDGSPFQGVDIISGGLPCPPFSIAGKQLGKNDERNLFPAMIRLVDQLRPRAVMIENVRGILEAVFEDYRIYIASELRKLGYQTGWKLLNASDFGVPQLRPRVVFIALRKNYAEHFFWPERGETYPSTVGHVLYDLMASRGWKGAKAWRERANEIAPTIVGGSHKHGGPDLGPTRARLAWASLGVDGLGIADEAPEATFVGMPRLTVRMVARLQGFPDEWQFFGKKTAAYKQVGNAFPPPFARAIGESVKACLSAATKMRVAGA, from the coding sequence ATGAAGCGGTCGCATGAACAGAACGGTATCCTATTCGCTGAGATGGTGGAAAATCCGTGGTTTAGTGCCAAACGCAAAAAAGCTTCCTCGGATGTGAACCTAACTACCCTGGAACTTTGCGCAGGCGCTGGGGGCCAGGCGCTGGGTCTGGAACATGCTGGGATCGAACACGCTGGTTTAATCGAGATAAATGCCAGCGCCTGCCGTACGTTGCGGCTCAACCGCCCGGGATGGAACGTCATTGAAACAGACCTCAACGACTTCGACGGATCTCCCTTTCAAGGTGTTGACATCATTTCAGGAGGCCTACCATGCCCGCCGTTCTCTATTGCGGGCAAGCAGCTTGGCAAAAACGATGAGCGGAACCTGTTTCCAGCGATGATTCGTTTGGTTGATCAACTTCGCCCACGTGCCGTGATGATCGAGAATGTCCGCGGAATTTTGGAAGCTGTTTTCGAAGACTATCGTATATATATTGCCAGCGAGTTGAGGAAGTTGGGATATCAAACAGGCTGGAAGCTTCTCAATGCATCTGATTTTGGTGTCCCACAGCTACGCCCCAGGGTCGTGTTTATTGCACTCCGCAAAAACTATGCGGAGCACTTCTTCTGGCCTGAGCGTGGAGAAACCTATCCTTCAACAGTCGGTCATGTTTTGTACGACTTGATGGCATCAAGGGGTTGGAAGGGAGCAAAGGCCTGGCGGGAACGTGCAAATGAGATTGCCCCCACAATTGTAGGCGGTTCTCACAAACATGGCGGGCCGGACCTGGGGCCAACACGCGCACGGCTCGCATGGGCATCTCTTGGCGTTGATGGGCTTGGGATTGCGGACGAAGCACCCGAGGCTACTTTTGTCGGCATGCCTAGGTTAACTGTGCGGATGGTCGCCCGTCTACAGGGTTTCCCTGATGAGTGGCAGTTCTTCGGAAAGAAAACTGCGGCGTACAAGCAAGTCGGCAACGCCTTCCCGCCCCCATTCGCCAGAGCGATTGGAGAAAGCGTGAAAGCATGTCTTTCTGCAGCGACAAAGATGAGGGTTGCCGGTGCCTAG